DNA sequence from the Fuscovulum ytuae genome:
GTCAATCTGATGCGGGTGGTGGGGATCTTGCTGATCATCGCGGGGATCGTGGCGTTGAAATTCGCCTGACGGCGCGGGGGGAAAGCCCCGGGGCGCTGCCCCGGACCCCGGAGTATTTGGGCCAAGATGAAGCCAAGAGCATGACAAAAGGGGCGGCCACCGGGACCGCCCCTTTGTTTGTCTCGCTGTCTGGTCAGGCCGCCGCGCGGCGCATGGACAGGACGCGGGCCACCGTTTCGCCCATGGCGGACGGGTTCGGCGCGATGGTGATGCCGGCGGCAGAGAGGATTTCCACCTTTTCTTGCGCGCTTTCGCCGAAGGCCGAGATGATCGCCCCGGCATGGCCCATCTTGCGGCCCTTGGGGGCGGAAAGACCGGCGATATAGGCGACGACGGGTTTCTTCATATGGTCGCGGGCATAGATCGCGGCCTCGGCCTCTTGCGGGCCGCCGATTTCGCCAATCATCATCACGGCATCCGTTTCAGGGTCCGCCTCGAAGAGTTCAAGGATGTCGCGGAAGCTGCTGCCGTTGATCGGGTCGCCCCCGATGCCGACCGAGGTGGACACGCCAATGCCCAAGGCCTTCATCTGGGACGCCGCTTCATAGCCCAGCGTGCCGGAGCGTCCCACAATCCCCACGCGACCGGGCATGTAGATATGCGGCGGCATGATGCCCATGAAGCCCTTGCCGGGTGAGATGATGCCCGCGCAGTTGGGGCCCACGAGGCGCATCTTGCGGTCGGCCTGATAGCGTTTCAGGAACCGCTTCACCTTCATCATGTCCTGCGAGGGGATGCCGTCGGTGACGCAGACGGCGGTCTTAATGCCCGCATCCGCAGCCTCCATGATCGCATCCGCCGCAAAGGGCGGGGGCACGAAGACGAGAGAGGCCTCGGCCCCCGTGGCCTCTACCGCCTCGCGCACGGTGTTGAAGAGGGGGCGGCCCAAGAGCGTCTCGCCGCCTTTGCCGGGGGTCACGCCGCCCACGACATTGGTGCCGTGCTTGATCATGTCCTCGGCATGGAACTGGCCGATGCGGCCCGACATGCCCTGCACGATGACGCGGGTCTTTTCGGTGATGAGAATGGCCATCTGCGTTCCCCCTTATGCGGCAAGTTGCTGGCGCGTGGCGACGGCCTTCATGGCAGCGTCCTCCAGCGTGTCGGCAGTGATCAACGGTAGGCCGGAAGCGTCGATGATGCGGCGGCCTTCTTCGACATTCGTGCCCGCAAGGCGGACGACGACGGGCAGCGTCAGGCCCAGTTCCCGATAGGCCAGAACCACGCCTTGGGCGACCCAGTCGCAGCGGTTGATGCCGGCGAAGATGTTCACGAGGATGACGCTGACATTACGGTCGGCCAGCACGGTGCGGAAAGCCCGCACTACCCGCTCCGGGCTGGCCCCCCCGCCGATATCGAGGAAGTTTGCAGGCTCCCCCCCGGCGAGTTTGATCATGTCCATCGTCGCCATGGCCAGACCCGCACCGTTGATGATGCAGCCGATATCGCCATCAAGGCCGACATAGGCGAGGCCGTGGTCGCCCGCCGTGCTTTCGCGGGGGTCTTCCTGGCTGCGGTCGCGGAGTTCCGCGATTTCCGGGCGGCGGAAGAGGGCATTGGTGTCGAAAGACATCTTGGCGTCGAGCGCGACAAGGTCGCCCGTGCCGGTGATGACAAGTGGATTGATCTCGACCATCATGGCGTCAAGATCGCGATAGGCGCGATAGCAGGCCTTGAGGATGGTCACCATCTGGGCGATCTGGCCGCCCTTCAACCCCAGTTGAAAGGCCAGTTCGCGGGCCTGAAATTCCGACAGGCCCACGGCGGGGTCGATCGTCATGCGGCGCAGCGAATTGGGGTCTTTTTCGGCAAGATCCTCGATCTCCATCCCACCATGGGCGGAGGCGACGATCATGATGCGTTCGGATTTCCGGTCGAGGACGAAGCCGAGATAAAGCTCTTGCTTGATGTCCGATGCGCCTTCGACCCAAAGGCGGTAGACGCCCTTGCCATTGGCGTCGGTTTGTTTGGTGACAAGCTGGCGGCCGAACAGGGTGGCGGCGAATTCCTGCACCTCGGCCTCGGACCGGCAGAGCTTTACCCCACCTGCGGCGCCCCGGCCACCGGAATGGATCTGCGCCTTGACGACCCATGCGCTGCCGCCCAATTCGCGGGCGCGGTAACCCGCCTGTTCGGGGCTATAGGCAAGGCCGCCACGCGGGACGGGCACGCCGAAGCGAGCGAGGATTTCCTTGGCCTGATATTCGTGGATGTCCATGTTCTTCCTCCCTGTTGCGGTAGGTTGATGGGCCATTGGCCCATCCGCCCCTGCGGTCACTTTCCGGCGATGGCTTCGGCAATCACCAACACGTTGCGCGCCATTTTTTCCGATGCGGCGTCGATCATCTTGCCATCAAGGCTGGCCGCGCCCTTGCCTTGGGCCTCTGCGATTTTCAGTTCCTCGATGATGCGCTGGGCCTTGGTCACTTCGGCGTCGGTCGGGCTGAACACCTCGTTCGCCATGGAAACCTGGCTTGGGTGGATCGCCCATTTCCCTTCGCAACCCAAGGCGGCTGCGCGGCGCGCGCCTTCCTTGTAACCCTCGGGGTCCGAGAAATCACCAAAGGGCCCGTCGATGGCGCGCAGGCCATAGGCGCGGCAGGCGATGACCATGCGCGAGATGGCGGCATGCCACTGGTCGCCCGGATAATGCGGGTTCAACCCGCCGATATTCGTGGTGCGGGCGCGCATGGAGGCGGCATAGTCAGCCACGCCGAAATGCAGTGCCTCAAGCCGGCCGCCGAATTGGGCGATGCTTTCGACATTGGCCATGCCAAGCGCGGTTTCAATCAGCGCCTCAAGCCCCACGCGGGTGGTGTAGCCCTTGCCCTGTTCGATCTGGTTGACCATCGCTTCGACCATGTAAAGGTCATCGCGCACCCCAACCTTGGGCACCAAAAGCGTATGGACGCGGTCGCCCGCCTGTTCCATCACATCGACCACATCGCGATACATGTAATGCGTATCAAGGCCGTTGATGCGGACCGAGACGGTCTTGCCCTTCGCGGCCCAGTCGATGTCATTCAGCGCCTGAATCGCGTTCTTGCGGGCCTGTTCCTTTTCCGGGGGCGCGACGGCATCCTCCAGATCAAGAAAGACATAATCGGCGGGGCCTTGGGCGGCCTTGTCGATCATCGTGGGGTTCGACGCCGGGACAGCGAGTTCCGATCGCTGCAGGCGTTGACGCCGCAGCGGGTACAAAGTGTGAGACATGATTTCCTCAGGGGTTATTCGGCGGCGATACGTGCGGCAGAGCGGGCGCTGCGCTGCACGGCGCGGGCGACAGGTTCGGCATACACCTCTTGTGCTGCGGCGACGCCCGATCCAAAGCGGATCTGCGCGCCAGCGGCGGCAAGGCACAGTTCCGCGATGGAAATGGCCGACAGGCACATGCCTTCGTTCAGATCGCCCAGATGGCCGATGCGGAACACCTTGCCATTCAGCGGGCCAAGCCCCGCGCCGAAAGAGCAGTTGTAGCGGTCATAGGCGATGCGGATCACGTCGCGTGCATCCACCCCTTGCGGCACGCGGATCGCGCTGACCGTGTCGGAATAGAGCGAGGGGTGTTCGGCGCAAAGTTCCATCCCCCAGGCGGCGACGGCATTGCGCACACCGGTCGCAAGGCGGCGGTGGCGGGCGAAGATGTTCTCCAGCCCCTCATCCAGCATGCGGTCCAGCGATTTGCGCAGGCCGTGGAACAGGGGAACCGGGGGGGTGTAGGGGAAATAGCCGGTGGCATTCACGCGCGCCATATCGGCAAAGTCGAAATAGGCGCGGCGCATCGTGGCGGTTTCAGACATCGCCATCGCCTTGGCCGAAACACCGATCATGCCAAGGCCCGCAGGCAGCATGAACCCCTTCTGGCTACCCGTTACGGCAAGGTCGACGCCCCATTCATCCATGCGGAAATCGATCGACCCGATCGAGGACACGCCATCCACGAACAAGAGCGCGTCGTGGAAGCTTTCGTCCAGCGCGCGGCGAACCTGCGCCACGTCCGAGGTCACGCCCGTGGCGGTTTCGTTGTGCGTCACGAAGACGGCCTTGATCTTGCCGTGGCGGTCATTGCCCAGAATACGGGCGAATTCATTGGCCGGGCAGCCCGCGCCCCATGCCAGATCGACGATTTCCACATCCAGACCCAGCTTCTGCGCCATGTCGACCCAGAGCAGGCTGAACTGCCCATGCCGTGCCATCAACACCTTGTCGCCGGGGTTGAGCGTGTTGGTGATCGCCGCTTCCCAGCAGCCGGTGCCCGATCCCGGGAACATCATCACGGTTCCGGTTTCCGTTTTGAAAACCTTTTTCATGTCGCTGAACAGGTTCATCGTCAGATCGCCGAAATCCGGGGCCCGATGGTCCTGCATGGGAACGATCATCGCCTGACGCACCGATTCCGGCACATTGGTCGGGCCGGGAATGTAAAGGTGCTGGGTTCCGGTTTTCATCGTGGTCCTCCCTGACGTTTTTCCTGTTCGCTTGGGATGACAGATGCCACTGGTTGCGATTCCGGCAAATCGAAAGCGGGTTCTGCTGTGAATGCGAGAATTTACAAACTGTGTAATTTGTAATATTGTAAACATGACGAAGCCAGGAATGTGTGCGACGGTATGCAAAAAACCTTCATCGGGCCGCATCTGCGGCGCCTCAGGATCGAGCGGGGCGAAACGCAAGGCGCGATGGCCAAGGCGCTGGGCATCAGCGCCTCTTACGTCAACCTTCTGGAAAACAATGAAAGATCGGTTTCGGTTTCCGTTCTGTTGCGGCTTTTCGATGTTTACGGCGTCGATTGGCGGGAAATCGCGGATGAGGATGGGACCAGCCAGCTCGCCGATCTGCGGGCCGTGATGCAGGACCCGCTTTTCGCCGAGACTCGGCCAGATCTTGCCCAGATGCGCGCGGCGCTGGTGCATTCGCCGGGGCTGGTGGGGTCGTTTCTGCGGCTGCACAGTGCTTATCAGGCGGCGACGGATCAGCTTTTGTCGCTGACGGAAGGGGAGGCGCCGCAAATCCTGTCAACGCCCGAGGCGGCGGTGCATAACGAGTTTCGCAAGCACCGGAACCATTTCCGCGAGTTGGAAGAGGCTGCAGAAGGCTTTTGGGGCAGCGTTTCTGTCGAACCGGATGAGATTTACGTGGCGCTGAAACGGCGGTTACGGGGGCGGGTGGGTGTCACCGTGCGGCTGGTGCGGGTGGAAGACCTGCCTGACACGCTGCGCCAATATGATGAAGCGCGGCGCGAGATATTGCTGTCCGAGGCGCTGGATCACACCAACCGCATCTTTCAGTTGGTGCATATGGCGGGGCTTTTGGAACAGCGGGCGCTGCTGGATTCCCTTGTTGCACGTTCCGGCATCACTGATCCGCGCGGGGTGGCGCGGCTGCGGGTGGAACTGGCCAATTACTTCGCCGCCGCCGTCCTGATGCCCTATGACGCCTTCATAGCCGAGGCGCGGGCCACGAAATACGACCTTGACCATATCGCCACGCGCTTTGGCGTCAGTTTCGAACAGGCCTGCCACCGTGCGACGACCTTGCAGCGTGAAGGGGCGCTGGGCGTGCCCTTCTTCTTTCTGCGGATCGACAAGGGCGGTAACGTGACCAAACGGTTCAACGCCACGGGGTTCCATCTGGCCGAACATGGCGGCGCCTGCCCGCGGCTGGACGTGCATACGTCTTTCCGCACGCCGGGGCGGATCGTGCCGCAATTCGTTGAAATGCCGGACAAATCGCAGTTCTTTGTCTTTTCGCGCACGGTGGACCGGCCCACATGGGCGCGGCATGCGCAAGACAATCGCCTTGCCGTGGCGATGGGCTGCGCGATCGAACACGCGCCTGAGATCGGCTATGCCGAGGCGTTTTCTGTGGCGGGCGCGCGCATGACGCCGGTCGGGATCAATTGCCGCATCTGCCCGCGCGCGGGTTGCGACCAGCGCGCGCATCAGGCGGTGGTCCTGTCCCAACCCGTGGATGAAAAGCGCCGGGGCGCGACGCGATTCGAAGTTTAGGCGCGCGTCACGCCGCCTTGGAATAGGTGAACCCCGCCTCGGCCATCAGTGCGTCAGAGGCGGTTTCGACCACCTGCTCCAACTCTGCCATGAAATCAGAAACGCTGCGCCCCGGCGGGATGGCGGGCAGAAACTCCACCACCGCCAGCCCCGGCTTGCGATAGATGCCATGGCGCGGCCAGAAGACGCCCACATTGGTGGCCGCCGGGATGCAGGGCTGGGTGATCTGCTGATAGAGAAGCCCCGTCCCCACCTTGTAGGGCAGTGCCGCCCCCGGCGCGACGCGGGTGCCTTGCGGATAGATGATCAACTGCCCCGGCACGGCGGACCCTGCAGCGACGGCCTTCTTCATCTCGGCAATCGCACGGCCCTTCTTGCCGCGATCGACCGGGATGCAGCCGATCCGCCATGCATAGAACCCCAAAAGGGGCGCCCATTTCAGTTCCTTTTTCATGATGAACTTCGGACGGCGCACCACTGAACAGATTAGGATGATGTCGAAGAAGCTTTGATGCTTTGAGGCGATCAGAACCTCGCCCTCTGGCACCTGTCCGCGGATTTCCGACCGCAGGCCCACCAGAAGATGCGCCGTGGCGCGCACATAGTTGCAATAGGCATGGATGCCCGCCCATGCGCCATTCCGGCTTAGAATAGCATAGGGTGCATAGGCCAAGGCATAGACCACCATCGCCAGATACATCTGGATGATGAAGATCAGAGACATCAGCCAGCGCAGAGCATAGATCATGGCAATTCCCGAAGCTTGCGGAAGGCTGCGGCCCCCGTGGCCAGCAGCGCCACCACCGCAGCCACCGGGGGTAGCAGAAGCGGCAGCAGCCATCCAGCCCCCTGAAAGCCCAAGCCTGTCAGGAAGCCCCCCGCCTCATCCACCGGGGGCAGCAGCGCGATGCCGATCATGCCCACCACAGCGCCTGCCGCCGATCCAACCAAGGCGCGCAGGGTAAAGCGGCGCACGAAGGCGGCAGCGATATAATCATCCTGCGCCCCCACCACCCTTAGCACGCGGATCACCTGCGCATTGGCCGCCAACGCCGCATTGGCCGCCAGCGTGATCATCGCGGCCATCGCCGCCCCGATCAGCGCGATGGACAGGGCCCCCAGAAGGTTTAACCGCGCCGCTGCCACCGCCAACGGGCGACGCCATCGGGTATGATCGTCCAGCACGGCACCGGGCGCCTCGGCCCGCAATCTTTGGCGCAGGCCTTCGCTGTCATAGCCTTCGGGGGTTTCCGTCACCTCGACGAGACGGGGCAGGGGCAGGGCATCCACAGGCAAGTCCGGCCCGAACCACGGCGCAAGCAATGTACGCTGTTCATCATCGCTCAGGGCGCGGGATGCGGCGATGCCGGGGGTGGTGCGCAGCACCTCCAGCACGGCGGCGGTCTGCGCCTCCATCTGGTCGGGCGGGGCGCTGATGCGGATCGTTGCCGTGCGCTGCAGGGCATCCGACCAGCGGTCGGCCAGCCGGTCAGCGGCCAAGGACAAGGCAAGGGCAAAAACGGCAAGAAAGGTCATCGCCCCGGCGGTGAATCCGGTCAACCATGCGGTATGGCCCGTCGGCGGGACCACACGGTCGGCCTGCCGGTCGGGCGTCAGGAACAGGCGGAGGCGCACGATCACAGGTCAGCCCCCGCAAGCTGGATGCGACGATTGCGGATGCGCAGCACGCGCGCCGCGACCTGATTCTTGGCGGTGCGGATCAGGTTCATGTCATGGGTGGCGACAAGGATGGTCTTGCCCATCTTGTTCAACTCTACCAGCAGGGTCAGCAGGCGCAGCGACATCTCCCAATCCAGATTGCCGGTGGGTTCATCGGCAAGGATC
Encoded proteins:
- the sucD gene encoding succinate--CoA ligase subunit alpha; protein product: MAILITEKTRVIVQGMSGRIGQFHAEDMIKHGTNVVGGVTPGKGGETLLGRPLFNTVREAVEATGAEASLVFVPPPFAADAIMEAADAGIKTAVCVTDGIPSQDMMKVKRFLKRYQADRKMRLVGPNCAGIISPGKGFMGIMPPHIYMPGRVGIVGRSGTLGYEAASQMKALGIGVSTSVGIGGDPINGSSFRDILELFEADPETDAVMMIGEIGGPQEAEAAIYARDHMKKPVVAYIAGLSAPKGRKMGHAGAIISAFGESAQEKVEILSAAGITIAPNPSAMGETVARVLSMRRAAA
- a CDS encoding malate--CoA ligase subunit beta; the encoded protein is MDIHEYQAKEILARFGVPVPRGGLAYSPEQAGYRARELGGSAWVVKAQIHSGGRGAAGGVKLCRSEAEVQEFAATLFGRQLVTKQTDANGKGVYRLWVEGASDIKQELYLGFVLDRKSERIMIVASAHGGMEIEDLAEKDPNSLRRMTIDPAVGLSEFQARELAFQLGLKGGQIAQMVTILKACYRAYRDLDAMMVEINPLVITGTGDLVALDAKMSFDTNALFRRPEIAELRDRSQEDPRESTAGDHGLAYVGLDGDIGCIINGAGLAMATMDMIKLAGGEPANFLDIGGGASPERVVRAFRTVLADRNVSVILVNIFAGINRCDWVAQGVVLAYRELGLTLPVVVRLAGTNVEEGRRIIDASGLPLITADTLEDAAMKAVATRQQLAA
- a CDS encoding HpcH/HpaI aldolase/citrate lyase family protein; its protein translation is MSHTLYPLRRQRLQRSELAVPASNPTMIDKAAQGPADYVFLDLEDAVAPPEKEQARKNAIQALNDIDWAAKGKTVSVRINGLDTHYMYRDVVDVMEQAGDRVHTLLVPKVGVRDDLYMVEAMVNQIEQGKGYTTRVGLEALIETALGMANVESIAQFGGRLEALHFGVADYAASMRARTTNIGGLNPHYPGDQWHAAISRMVIACRAYGLRAIDGPFGDFSDPEGYKEGARRAAALGCEGKWAIHPSQVSMANEVFSPTDAEVTKAQRIIEELKIAEAQGKGAASLDGKMIDAASEKMARNVLVIAEAIAGK
- a CDS encoding pyridoxal-phosphate-dependent aminotransferase family protein — protein: MKTGTQHLYIPGPTNVPESVRQAMIVPMQDHRAPDFGDLTMNLFSDMKKVFKTETGTVMMFPGSGTGCWEAAITNTLNPGDKVLMARHGQFSLLWVDMAQKLGLDVEIVDLAWGAGCPANEFARILGNDRHGKIKAVFVTHNETATGVTSDVAQVRRALDESFHDALLFVDGVSSIGSIDFRMDEWGVDLAVTGSQKGFMLPAGLGMIGVSAKAMAMSETATMRRAYFDFADMARVNATGYFPYTPPVPLFHGLRKSLDRMLDEGLENIFARHRRLATGVRNAVAAWGMELCAEHPSLYSDTVSAIRVPQGVDARDVIRIAYDRYNCSFGAGLGPLNGKVFRIGHLGDLNEGMCLSAISIAELCLAAAGAQIRFGSGVAAAQEVYAEPVARAVQRSARSAARIAAE
- a CDS encoding helix-turn-helix domain-containing protein, with product MQKTFIGPHLRRLRIERGETQGAMAKALGISASYVNLLENNERSVSVSVLLRLFDVYGVDWREIADEDGTSQLADLRAVMQDPLFAETRPDLAQMRAALVHSPGLVGSFLRLHSAYQAATDQLLSLTEGEAPQILSTPEAAVHNEFRKHRNHFRELEEAAEGFWGSVSVEPDEIYVALKRRLRGRVGVTVRLVRVEDLPDTLRQYDEARREILLSEALDHTNRIFQLVHMAGLLEQRALLDSLVARSGITDPRGVARLRVELANYFAAAVLMPYDAFIAEARATKYDLDHIATRFGVSFEQACHRATTLQREGALGVPFFFLRIDKGGNVTKRFNATGFHLAEHGGACPRLDVHTSFRTPGRIVPQFVEMPDKSQFFVFSRTVDRPTWARHAQDNRLAVAMGCAIEHAPEIGYAEAFSVAGARMTPVGINCRICPRAGCDQRAHQAVVLSQPVDEKRRGATRFEV
- a CDS encoding lysophospholipid acyltransferase family protein; protein product: MIYALRWLMSLIFIIQMYLAMVVYALAYAPYAILSRNGAWAGIHAYCNYVRATAHLLVGLRSEIRGQVPEGEVLIASKHQSFFDIILICSVVRRPKFIMKKELKWAPLLGFYAWRIGCIPVDRGKKGRAIAEMKKAVAAGSAVPGQLIIYPQGTRVAPGAALPYKVGTGLLYQQITQPCIPAATNVGVFWPRHGIYRKPGLAVVEFLPAIPPGRSVSDFMAELEQVVETASDALMAEAGFTYSKAA
- a CDS encoding cell division protein FtsX translates to MIVRLRLFLTPDRQADRVVPPTGHTAWLTGFTAGAMTFLAVFALALSLAADRLADRWSDALQRTATIRISAPPDQMEAQTAAVLEVLRTTPGIAASRALSDDEQRTLLAPWFGPDLPVDALPLPRLVEVTETPEGYDSEGLRQRLRAEAPGAVLDDHTRWRRPLAVAAARLNLLGALSIALIGAAMAAMITLAANAALAANAQVIRVLRVVGAQDDYIAAAFVRRFTLRALVGSAAGAVVGMIGIALLPPVDEAGGFLTGLGFQGAGWLLPLLLPPVAAVVALLATGAAAFRKLRELP